From Mannheimia pernigra, one genomic window encodes:
- a CDS encoding alpha/beta hydrolase translates to MLKATQITLNTVQVQDTALVIEATHYLDDNIAPKANLIYLHGGGLLYGTKEDLPQRHLETFTQAGLQIFAINYPLAPQAQIEEIISSIQQSIKHLQNQLHLELPYFLFGRSAGAYLALLTAVRLSQQIEIEKPQGVISYYGYGFLKDGWFDSPSPHYLKLPLVIENTVQSLIATPSQEADLNTHFSCYVYARQTGKWKSLIYQGRDKFFYLDYSLRLAELNLPIFAAHATNDPDVPFAEFQALCEKFNPTKFVIAAELHDFDRDEQSKDTEELIQATIKFIQST, encoded by the coding sequence ATGCTAAAAGCAACACAAATCACATTAAATACGGTTCAAGTCCAAGACACAGCTCTTGTAATTGAAGCAACCCATTATCTAGATGATAATATCGCACCTAAAGCGAATCTTATTTATCTACACGGCGGCGGCCTACTTTATGGTACAAAAGAGGATTTGCCTCAACGACATCTTGAAACATTTACTCAAGCTGGTTTGCAAATTTTTGCAATAAATTACCCGCTTGCACCACAGGCTCAGATTGAGGAAATTATAAGCTCCATTCAACAATCTATAAAACATTTACAGAACCAGCTACACCTAGAACTCCCTTATTTTTTATTCGGACGTTCTGCTGGAGCTTATCTTGCATTACTGACTGCTGTCAGACTTAGCCAGCAAATAGAAATTGAAAAGCCACAAGGTGTTATCTCTTATTATGGTTATGGCTTTTTGAAAGATGGTTGGTTTGATAGCCCAAGCCCACACTATTTAAAATTACCATTAGTCATTGAAAATACCGTTCAATCACTAATAGCCACTCCAAGCCAAGAGGCTGATTTAAACACACATTTCAGTTGTTATGTTTACGCTCGCCAAACTGGCAAGTGGAAATCATTAATTTATCAAGGCAGAGATAAATTTTTCTACCTCGATTACAGCTTACGTTTGGCGGAATTAAATCTACCGATTTTCGCTGCTCACGCCACAAACGACCCTGATGTGCCGTTTGCAGAGTTTCAAGCCCTGTGCGAAAAATTCAACCCAACCAAATTTGTCATCGCCGCCGAATTACACGATTTCGACCGAGATGAACAATCGAAAGATACAGAGGAATTGATTCAAGCGACGATAAAATTTATTCAAAGCACCTAG
- a CDS encoding NCS1 family transporter, giving the protein MSENTNLQPILANKRIMDLLSYLFLWLGGCVSIGTFALGSGQLEKGLNLTQAFVAMLIGSLLLIICLCLNDQMSYKSGVPYAVQLKSAFGTKGAILPAMLRGLPAIVWYGVQSWLGGSAINQISILLVGYDNIVLYFLLFQALQIWISTTGFHGLKWLENIGAVVIIASLAYMFYVCMTKFGGRIEENLINKEGTWGLPFVSAIVAFFGVNVLVMLNVGDYVRELKPGYSTTKRGVVYFLAMVPATVFMGVIGLMISSATGLGNPINAFAQAADNKFLVVITLVFILFAQMTTNLASNVVPPAYALMDAFKIKHKTSVIIIGLVAIATCPWLITSDSSSRGVDIFVLTYTVFFGPIFSVLLVDYYILHKGKINVAELYDENGNRKGVNWAAIIAISVGALIGLFNADISFLTATIPTALVYYFAMKYMASSTRFRKGTILEK; this is encoded by the coding sequence ATGTCTGAAAATACCAACTTACAACCAATTCTGGCAAATAAGCGGATTATGGATTTACTTTCTTATCTCTTTCTTTGGCTAGGGGGCTGTGTATCTATTGGCACCTTTGCCCTCGGTTCAGGACAATTAGAGAAAGGGCTGAACTTAACCCAAGCTTTTGTTGCAATGCTAATTGGTTCATTGTTGTTGATTATTTGTTTATGTTTAAACGACCAAATGAGCTATAAAAGCGGTGTACCTTATGCGGTACAACTGAAAAGTGCATTCGGTACGAAGGGGGCTATTTTACCTGCAATGTTGCGTGGCTTGCCTGCGATTGTATGGTACGGCGTGCAAAGCTGGTTAGGCGGTTCGGCAATCAACCAAATTTCTATTTTATTAGTTGGTTATGACAATATCGTGCTTTACTTCTTGCTATTCCAAGCACTGCAAATTTGGATTTCTACCACTGGCTTCCACGGCTTGAAATGGTTGGAAAACATTGGTGCTGTAGTGATTATTGCCTCTCTTGCTTATATGTTTTACGTTTGTATGACCAAATTCGGTGGGCGTATTGAAGAAAACCTTATTAATAAAGAAGGTACATGGGGCTTGCCGTTTGTGAGTGCGATTGTGGCATTCTTTGGTGTGAATGTGTTGGTAATGCTGAACGTGGGTGACTATGTACGCGAATTAAAACCAGGCTATTCCACGACTAAACGTGGCGTGGTTTATTTTTTAGCAATGGTACCTGCTACTGTATTTATGGGTGTGATTGGTTTGATGATTTCATCTGCAACTGGTTTAGGCAATCCAATCAATGCGTTTGCACAAGCGGCGGATAACAAATTCTTAGTGGTTATTACGTTAGTATTTATCTTATTCGCTCAAATGACGACCAACCTGGCAAGTAACGTAGTGCCACCAGCCTATGCGTTAATGGATGCGTTCAAAATCAAACATAAAACTTCGGTAATCATCATCGGTTTAGTTGCGATTGCCACCTGTCCGTGGTTAATTACCTCAGATTCTTCATCAAGAGGTGTAGATATTTTCGTTTTAACCTACACCGTATTCTTTGGTCCGATTTTCTCCGTCTTATTGGTGGATTACTACATTCTCCATAAAGGCAAGATTAATGTTGCCGAGCTTTATGATGAAAATGGTAACCGCAAAGGCGTGAACTGGGCTGCAATCATTGCTATTTCTGTTGGGGCATTAATTGGTTTATTTAATGCGGATATATCATTCCTAACGGCTACCATTCCAACTGCCTTAGTTTATTACTTTGCGATGAAATATATGGCATCAAGTACACGTTTCAGAAAGGGCACAATTTTGGAAAAATAA
- the allD gene encoding ureidoglycolate dehydrogenase, with product MKLSREELKGLMKAKLMKAGLNDQHADITAEILTWSDERGYHSHGAVRMEYYCERIFKGGITHNPKFEWKETGPASAIFEGDNGCGYVAATFAMEKAIEMAKKSGIAIVGIRNISHSGAIGYYTEMAAKEGLLSISFCQSDPMAVPYGGSEPYYGTNPISFAAPADEGRNVVFDMATTVQAWGKILDKRSRGESIPPDWAVDVDGNPVTDPNKVNALVPISGAKGYGLMMMVDIFSGILLGVPFGKHVSSMYHDLSEGRRLGQMHIVIDPARFCGAEQFRENMAQSINELNEMSPAPGNDKVYYPGQRAEMRRDKYAATGGIEIVDKVYEYLISDDIHFDRYDHKNRFAD from the coding sequence ATGAAACTATCAAGAGAAGAATTAAAAGGCTTAATGAAAGCTAAATTAATGAAAGCGGGTTTAAACGATCAGCACGCAGATATTACAGCAGAAATTCTGACGTGGTCTGATGAACGTGGCTACCACTCTCACGGTGCCGTTCGTATGGAGTATTATTGCGAGCGTATTTTTAAAGGTGGCATCACACATAATCCTAAATTTGAATGGAAAGAAACAGGGCCTGCCTCAGCGATTTTTGAAGGCGATAACGGCTGTGGTTATGTCGCTGCAACCTTTGCGATGGAAAAAGCGATTGAAATGGCGAAAAAATCGGGCATTGCAATTGTAGGTATCCGTAACATTTCTCATAGTGGTGCGATAGGATATTACACAGAAATGGCAGCGAAAGAAGGCTTGTTATCTATTTCATTTTGTCAATCAGATCCTATGGCGGTGCCTTATGGCGGTTCTGAACCTTATTACGGCACAAACCCAATTTCTTTTGCAGCACCTGCAGATGAAGGCAGAAATGTCGTGTTTGATATGGCAACGACCGTTCAAGCTTGGGGTAAAATTTTAGATAAGCGTTCTCGTGGCGAATCTATTCCACCAGATTGGGCAGTTGATGTTGATGGCAATCCTGTAACCGATCCGAACAAAGTGAATGCTCTAGTACCAATTTCTGGAGCGAAAGGTTATGGTTTAATGATGATGGTAGATATTTTCTCAGGTATTTTATTAGGGGTACCATTTGGCAAACACGTTTCTTCAATGTACCACGATTTATCGGAAGGTCGTCGTTTAGGTCAAATGCATATTGTGATTGATCCTGCTCGTTTCTGTGGTGCAGAACAATTCCGTGAAAATATGGCACAATCAATTAATGAGCTAAATGAAATGTCTCCAGCACCAGGTAACGATAAGGTGTATTACCCAGGGCAACGTGCTGAAATGCGTCGTGATAAATACGCTGCAACAGGTGGTATTGAAATTGTGGATAAAGTCTATGAATACTTAATCAGTGACGATATTCATTTTGACCGCTACGATCATAAAAACCGTTTTGCGGACTAA
- the fdrA gene encoding DUF1116 domain-containing protein yields the protein MLKTVVKKGSYQDSVVLMLLTNAISGLEGVNKVSVMMATPANKDIFAQSGLDTAELLEATANDMVVVADVDQEDVINVVMEKVEAFLKQKSQASSAQSGTEVVKSWNKATASLPDANLAVISIPGAYAALEANRALDEGLNVFMFSDNVSVEDEKALKEKAHSKGLVVMGPDCGTGIIQGVPIAFTNSVTPGSIGIIGASGTGIQELTTIIDRLGEGVENAIGTGGRDLYEDIGGITMLDAIEAMEQNDKVKVLIVISKPPAKAVREKISARLSRYSKPVITLFLGEKPTFHEEDFYHAYTLDEAARLAVALVRQEPIPTFAKNSTNSTACGKTLKAYYSGGTLAGEAAMLLKDALRIEGSSSKADGFMFKQDGHIVVDLGDDIYTQGKPHPMIDPAKRIESMRDAVDDATTGVILFDIVLGYGSHEDMATALIPTIQELQQKAKAQSRDVAFVATVCGTRSDYQGYDETVRKLVEAGVEVCETNKAAVEKSLDLLGLPFDEPTKPIQPKTVVQGENSPASEQLLRLLSEKPKIINIGLKSFADVAEKFGCQVVQFNWQPPAGGNIQLIKALNFLNEYEAVDIDEANRKVIAKVVAATPIIRDNVLAKTVIKELNDGKVILHAGPPIQYKDMPNTVQGSCVGAVLFEKWATDEASARALLENGDITFMPCHHVNAVGPMGGITTANMPVWVVENATDGNFAYCTMNEGIGKVLRFGAYSDEVVKRLEWMRDVLGPTLGKAIRSMENGLAVNPLVAKAIAMGDEFHQRNIAASMSFFKEVAPRITAMSDLAENDKYDVIKFLADTDQFFLNIMMASCKAIMDGARTITEGTVVTAMCRNGVHFGIRIAGMGDEWFVGPVNTPQGLYFTGYDGEDACPDIGDSAITETLGVGGLAMIAAPAVTRFVGAGGYEDALRTSNDMMEICIDRNPNYVVPNWNFQGACLGVDACLVVEKGITPVINTGIAHKVAGFGQIGAGTVRPPLACFEKAVLAYARKLGFNE from the coding sequence ATGTTAAAAACAGTAGTAAAAAAAGGCAGCTACCAAGACTCGGTAGTGTTAATGTTGCTCACTAATGCCATTTCAGGCTTAGAGGGGGTAAATAAAGTATCTGTAATGATGGCAACCCCAGCCAACAAAGATATTTTTGCTCAAAGTGGTTTAGACACCGCGGAATTATTAGAAGCGACTGCCAACGATATGGTAGTAGTCGCAGATGTTGATCAAGAAGATGTGATCAATGTGGTAATGGAAAAAGTTGAAGCATTTTTAAAACAGAAATCTCAAGCAAGCTCGGCTCAAAGCGGTACGGAAGTGGTAAAATCTTGGAATAAAGCGACCGCTTCTCTGCCAGATGCAAACTTGGCAGTGATTTCAATTCCTGGTGCTTATGCTGCATTGGAAGCGAACCGTGCGTTAGATGAGGGATTAAACGTTTTTATGTTCAGCGATAACGTAAGTGTGGAAGATGAGAAAGCGTTAAAAGAAAAAGCTCATAGCAAAGGTTTAGTGGTAATGGGGCCAGATTGTGGAACAGGGATTATCCAAGGTGTGCCGATTGCATTTACTAACAGCGTAACGCCAGGTTCAATCGGTATTATTGGTGCGTCTGGTACGGGTATCCAAGAATTAACTACGATTATCGACCGCTTAGGCGAAGGCGTGGAAAATGCGATTGGTACGGGGGGGCGTGATTTATACGAAGACATCGGTGGTATCACAATGTTAGATGCCATTGAAGCGATGGAACAAAACGACAAAGTGAAAGTGCTGATCGTGATCTCCAAACCACCAGCAAAAGCGGTACGTGAGAAAATCTCTGCTCGCTTAAGCCGTTATAGCAAGCCTGTTATTACCTTATTTTTGGGCGAAAAACCAACATTCCACGAAGAAGATTTCTATCACGCTTACACCCTAGATGAAGCGGCTCGTTTAGCGGTGGCATTAGTGCGTCAAGAGCCAATTCCAACATTTGCAAAAAATTCGACAAATTCGACCGCTTGCGGTAAAACCTTAAAAGCCTACTATTCAGGCGGCACACTGGCTGGCGAAGCGGCAATGTTGCTGAAAGATGCGTTACGCATTGAAGGCAGCAGCTCGAAAGCCGATGGGTTTATGTTCAAACAAGATGGACACATCGTGGTGGATTTAGGCGATGATATTTATACTCAAGGCAAACCGCACCCGATGATTGACCCCGCCAAGCGTATTGAATCTATGCGTGATGCGGTTGATGATGCGACTACTGGCGTGATTTTATTCGACATTGTGTTAGGCTACGGCTCGCACGAAGATATGGCAACAGCCTTAATTCCGACCATTCAAGAACTGCAACAAAAAGCCAAAGCTCAAAGCCGTGATGTTGCTTTTGTGGCAACCGTATGCGGTACTCGCAGCGATTACCAAGGCTATGATGAAACCGTGCGTAAATTGGTAGAAGCAGGCGTTGAAGTATGCGAAACCAATAAAGCTGCAGTAGAAAAATCATTAGATTTATTAGGTTTACCATTTGATGAGCCAACCAAACCAATCCAGCCGAAAACCGTAGTGCAAGGCGAAAATAGCCCAGCTTCTGAGCAGTTATTACGCTTATTATCTGAAAAACCTAAAATCATTAATATTGGTTTAAAAAGTTTTGCAGATGTAGCAGAAAAATTTGGCTGCCAAGTAGTGCAATTTAACTGGCAACCTCCAGCAGGTGGTAATATTCAGTTGATCAAAGCACTGAATTTCTTAAACGAATATGAAGCGGTGGATATTGATGAGGCAAATCGTAAAGTGATTGCTAAGGTTGTGGCAGCCACACCAATTATTCGTGATAACGTGTTGGCAAAAACGGTGATCAAAGAGCTAAATGACGGCAAAGTGATCTTACACGCTGGTCCACCAATTCAATACAAAGATATGCCGAACACGGTGCAAGGTTCTTGCGTTGGGGCAGTATTATTTGAAAAATGGGCGACAGATGAAGCCTCGGCTCGTGCTTTATTAGAAAACGGCGACATTACATTTATGCCGTGCCACCATGTGAATGCGGTGGGTCCGATGGGCGGAATCACGACAGCAAATATGCCTGTTTGGGTAGTAGAAAATGCTACAGATGGCAATTTCGCTTACTGTACAATGAATGAAGGTATCGGTAAGGTATTGCGTTTTGGTGCGTATTCAGATGAAGTGGTGAAACGTTTAGAATGGATGCGTGATGTATTAGGTCCAACACTTGGCAAGGCAATCCGTTCAATGGAAAACGGTTTGGCAGTCAATCCACTGGTGGCGAAAGCGATTGCGATGGGGGATGAGTTCCACCAAAGAAATATTGCAGCCTCAATGTCTTTCTTCAAAGAAGTGGCTCCTCGCATTACTGCAATGAGTGATTTGGCAGAAAATGATAAATACGATGTGATTAAATTTTTAGCGGATACCGATCAATTCTTCTTAAACATTATGATGGCAAGCTGTAAAGCGATTATGGACGGGGCGAGAACTATTACAGAGGGTACGGTTGTGACTGCAATGTGTCGCAATGGGGTGCATTTTGGTATTCGTATTGCGGGTATGGGCGATGAATGGTTTGTAGGTCCAGTAAATACACCACAAGGCTTGTATTTTACTGGCTATGACGGCGAAGATGCTTGCCCTGACATTGGCGACTCAGCAATTACCGAAACCCTTGGTGTAGGTGGCTTAGCGATGATTGCAGCACCAGCGGTAACTCGTTTTGTGGGAGCAGGTGGTTATGAAGATGCTCTTCGCACCAGTAATGATATGATGGAAATTTGTATCGACCGTAACCCGAACTATGTGGTGCCAAACTGGAATTTCCAAGGCGCTTGCTTAGGTGTTGATGCTTGTTTAGTGGTAGAAAAAGGCATTACGCCAGTTATCAATACGGGTATCGCTCATAAAGTGGCAGGTTTTGGGCAGATTGGTGCTGGTACCGTTCGCCCACCGCTTGCCTGCTTTGAAAAAGCCGTGCTTGCGTATGCGAGAAAGTTAGGGTTTAACGAGTAA
- the allE gene encoding (S)-ureidoglycine aminohydrolase, which translates to MGYLNGQTGYRQGLLETRSVIRKHNFVILETDGLVRNSIPNYHNCDISILSSPALGASFVDYIATVHPNGGCTQLGGNGIEVFVYLISGQLAVKNGDTDVVLESGGYIFSPADQVLSFINKSEHATKIYIHRRRYTALEGHQAITYVGNVNEIDYVEYEGMKTCLIKDLLPSATDFGFDMNMHILLFKPGASHGYIETHFQEHGMLFLSGKGMYRLDDEWIPVKKDDYVFMDSYCPQACYAVGDEDFVYIYSKECNRDVEL; encoded by the coding sequence ATGGGATATTTGAATGGTCAAACAGGTTATCGACAAGGATTACTTGAAACACGTTCGGTAATTCGTAAGCATAATTTTGTGATTTTGGAAACAGATGGTTTAGTGAGAAATAGTATTCCAAATTACCATAACTGCGATATTAGTATTTTATCCTCTCCTGCACTCGGTGCATCTTTTGTTGATTATATTGCTACAGTTCACCCGAATGGTGGCTGCACACAATTAGGTGGTAACGGTATTGAGGTTTTTGTTTATTTGATTAGCGGGCAGCTCGCTGTTAAAAATGGTGATACTGATGTGGTTCTAGAAAGCGGTGGTTATATCTTTTCGCCTGCCGATCAAGTGCTGAGTTTTATCAATAAATCGGAACACGCTACTAAAATCTATATTCACCGTCGCCGTTATACCGCGTTAGAAGGTCACCAGGCAATCACTTATGTAGGTAATGTGAATGAAATCGACTATGTTGAATATGAAGGAATGAAAACCTGTTTAATTAAAGATTTACTTCCTTCTGCAACTGATTTTGGCTTTGATATGAATATGCACATTTTGTTATTTAAGCCTGGTGCGTCGCATGGTTATATTGAAACGCACTTCCAAGAACACGGAATGCTGTTTCTTTCAGGTAAAGGAATGTACCGTTTAGATGATGAATGGATTCCTGTGAAAAAAGATGATTATGTTTTTATGGATTCCTACTGCCCACAAGCCTGTTATGCGGTAGGTGATGAGGATTTTGTCTATATCTACTCGAAAGAGTGTAACCGTGATGTAGAACTTTAA
- the arcC gene encoding carbamate kinase has protein sequence MSKQTIVLALGGNALGNNLTEQREAVAKTAKVIVDILQQGKNIVITHGNGPQVGIIQRAMDDFAKTSGDEIPLPTCVAMSQSYIGIDLQNAIKYELVARGIQNKVSTILSQIAVDPKDPAFQNPDKPIGRFLTKEEAEELETKGICTMEDAGRGYRIVVPSPKPLRICELETIKTLVEAGHIVIACGGGGIPVIDDEQGRLVCVDAVIDKDNASSLLAEKLNADYLVILTAVEKVAINWGKPNQEWLSELSTEQARQYIAEEQFAKGSMLPKVEAALKFAESGEARRALITLLDKAAEGIAGETGTVIYS, from the coding sequence ATGTCAAAACAAACCATCGTTTTAGCTTTGGGCGGCAATGCTCTTGGCAATAATTTAACAGAACAGCGTGAGGCGGTTGCAAAAACAGCGAAAGTGATTGTGGATATTTTGCAACAAGGTAAAAATATCGTTATTACTCACGGGAATGGACCGCAAGTGGGAATTATCCAACGAGCAATGGACGATTTTGCTAAAACTTCAGGCGATGAAATTCCATTACCAACTTGTGTAGCAATGAGTCAGAGCTATATCGGCATTGACTTGCAAAATGCGATTAAATATGAACTGGTTGCTCGTGGCATTCAGAATAAAGTGAGTACAATTTTATCGCAAATTGCAGTTGATCCGAAAGATCCTGCATTCCAAAATCCAGATAAGCCGATTGGTAGATTCTTAACTAAAGAAGAAGCCGAAGAATTAGAGACAAAAGGTATTTGTACAATGGAAGATGCAGGACGTGGTTATCGTATTGTTGTGCCTTCTCCTAAACCACTACGGATTTGTGAATTAGAAACGATTAAAACGCTAGTAGAAGCAGGGCATATTGTTATTGCGTGTGGCGGTGGTGGTATTCCTGTTATTGATGATGAGCAAGGGCGTTTAGTCTGTGTAGATGCGGTTATTGATAAAGATAATGCCAGTTCGTTATTAGCTGAAAAGCTCAATGCAGACTATTTAGTTATCTTAACAGCAGTAGAAAAGGTTGCCATTAACTGGGGTAAGCCTAACCAAGAGTGGCTTTCTGAATTAAGCACAGAACAGGCTCGCCAATATATTGCCGAAGAGCAATTTGCAAAAGGATCAATGCTGCCTAAAGTAGAGGCTGCGTTAAAATTTGCAGAAAGTGGTGAAGCACGTAGAGCATTAATCACCTTGCTAGATAAGGCTGCAGAAGGCATTGCAGGCGAAACAGGTACGGTAATTTATTCGTAA
- a CDS encoding L-lactate permease: MDIPVNFFMWFMASLPIITLVILMVKFQWGATEAAPVGLLITIISGIFLYKADITLIAIESAKGIWYALIILLIVWTAVLMYQVSDAAKAFLVIRSEMSKLFPNELLLVLAMGWIFESFLQGITGFGVPVAVGAPLLIGIGVRPLWAVVLPLLGQAWGNTFGTLAAAWDALAGSAGLEIGNEKYFLTALWSSAFLWFWIVITGLAIAWFYGRGKAVKKGLVATLIIATIQGGGELLLSQVNTTISAFIPACLSILAIVLISKMSMYKEVWCVEESPIMDRTKTTETEEALPNMNLLQAFIPYIVLSVMTLAILVITPINQFLSQFKFGFAFPETITGYGFLNKAYTSYSPIAIFTHASMFLFISSIIGLIYYQRKGWIAKGESKTIFAKSISMTTPSGIAVVGLVIMSKIMGGTGQTAVLAEGMAAVLGKTYVILSPFIGLLGTFMTGSNMSSNILFGDFQMTTSKLLNANSAAVLGAQTAGGAIGSAISPSKIILGTTTANILGKEGDVLKTIIWITLLPILLIGVVAYFASL, from the coding sequence ATGGATATTCCAGTTAATTTTTTTATGTGGTTTATGGCGTCATTGCCGATTATCACCTTAGTTATTTTAATGGTTAAATTCCAATGGGGGGCGACTGAAGCTGCTCCTGTTGGATTATTAATTACCATTATTTCAGGCATTTTTTTATACAAAGCAGATATTACATTAATTGCAATTGAATCAGCAAAAGGGATTTGGTATGCATTAATTATTTTGTTAATTGTTTGGACTGCGGTATTAATGTATCAAGTCAGTGACGCTGCAAAAGCCTTTTTAGTCATTCGTTCGGAAATGAGTAAATTATTCCCGAACGAATTATTACTGGTATTGGCAATGGGCTGGATTTTTGAAAGTTTCTTACAAGGTATTACTGGCTTTGGTGTGCCAGTAGCAGTGGGCGCCCCGCTTTTAATTGGCATTGGGGTTCGCCCATTATGGGCAGTTGTTTTGCCATTGTTAGGTCAGGCTTGGGGAAATACTTTTGGTACATTAGCGGCTGCTTGGGATGCTTTAGCAGGCTCAGCTGGGCTTGAAATTGGTAATGAAAAATACTTTTTAACAGCACTTTGGTCTTCTGCATTCTTATGGTTTTGGATTGTCATTACAGGCTTAGCGATTGCGTGGTTTTATGGTAGAGGCAAAGCAGTTAAAAAAGGCTTAGTTGCAACCTTAATTATTGCGACTATTCAAGGCGGTGGTGAATTATTACTTAGCCAGGTAAATACAACAATTTCAGCGTTTATTCCTGCTTGTTTGTCAATTTTAGCGATTGTGCTTATCAGCAAAATGAGTATGTATAAAGAAGTTTGGTGTGTGGAAGAGAGTCCAATTATGGATAGAACTAAAACCACCGAAACGGAAGAAGCATTGCCGAATATGAATTTGTTACAAGCCTTTATTCCTTATATTGTGCTTTCAGTGATGACGCTTGCAATTCTTGTCATTACGCCAATCAACCAATTCTTATCGCAATTTAAGTTCGGCTTTGCATTCCCTGAAACGATAACAGGCTATGGCTTTTTGAATAAGGCTTATACCTCTTATTCGCCTATTGCCATTTTTACTCACGCAAGTATGTTCTTATTTATCTCTTCAATTATTGGCTTGATTTATTACCAACGCAAAGGCTGGATTGCAAAAGGAGAATCAAAAACGATTTTTGCTAAATCTATTTCAATGACAACGCCGTCTGGTATTGCAGTAGTAGGGCTTGTGATTATGTCGAAAATTATGGGGGGGACAGGGCAAACCGCCGTATTGGCTGAAGGAATGGCTGCGGTATTAGGTAAAACGTATGTGATTTTATCACCATTTATTGGTTTGTTAGGTACTTTTATGACGGGGAGCAATATGAGCTCTAATATTTTATTTGGTGACTTTCAAATGACGACCTCCAAACTCCTGAATGCGAATTCAGCTGCTGTGCTTGGAGCCCAAACTGCGGGTGGCGCTATTGGCAGTGCAATTAGCCCAAGTAAGATAATTTTAGGTACGACAACGGCTAATATTTTAGGTAAAGAAGGCGATGTGTTAAAAACAATTATTTGGATAACGTTACTTCCTATTTTATTAATTGGCGTTGTGGCTTATTTTGCTTCACTTTAG